Proteins from a genomic interval of Aureimonas sp. AU20:
- the fghA gene encoding S-formylglutathione hydrolase, producing MPLDIVSTAKAHGGTQGVYVHHSRSTDTAMKFAVFTPPQASEGRVPVLWFLSGLTCTHQNAMDKGEYRRLAAELGLMIVLPDTSPRGPNVPDETDNWQFGSGAGFYLDATRAPYAENYRMYSYVTDELPSYLATHFPADMKRQGIFGHSMGGHGAFTIALRNPETYRSASAFAPIVQPTTADWSKPAFDKYLGVGAKSQRDYDTVALIEDGKRFPEFYVDQGTADSFLETGLRPQLLAKACERVGIKLTLNMREGYDHSYNFISTFMDDHLRYHAERLKA from the coding sequence ATGCCGCTCGATATCGTATCCACCGCGAAGGCCCATGGCGGCACGCAGGGGGTCTATGTCCACCATTCGCGGTCGACCGACACGGCCATGAAGTTCGCCGTGTTCACCCCGCCGCAGGCGAGCGAAGGGCGCGTTCCCGTGCTCTGGTTCCTGTCGGGCCTCACCTGCACGCACCAGAACGCCATGGACAAGGGCGAGTATCGCCGGCTCGCCGCCGAGCTCGGGCTGATGATCGTCCTGCCCGACACCAGCCCGCGCGGCCCGAACGTGCCGGACGAGACGGACAATTGGCAGTTCGGCTCGGGCGCCGGCTTCTATCTCGACGCGACGCGCGCGCCCTATGCCGAGAACTACCGGATGTACAGCTACGTCACGGACGAGCTGCCGAGCTATCTCGCGACGCATTTCCCCGCCGACATGAAGCGCCAGGGCATTTTCGGCCATTCCATGGGCGGCCACGGCGCCTTCACGATCGCGCTGCGCAACCCCGAGACCTATCGCTCGGCCTCGGCCTTCGCGCCGATCGTGCAGCCGACCACGGCGGACTGGTCGAAACCGGCCTTCGACAAATATCTCGGCGTCGGCGCCAAGTCGCAGCGCGACTACGACACGGTGGCGCTGATCGAGGACGGCAAGCGCTTTCCCGAGTTCTATGTCGACCAGGGCACGGCCGACAGCTTCCTGGAAACGGGGCTTCGCCCGCAGCTCCTGGCAAAGGCCTGCGAGCGCGTCGGCATCAAGCTGACCCTCAACATGCGCGAGGGCTACGACCATTCCTACAATTTCATCTCGACCTTCATGGACGATCACCTGCGCTATCACGCCGAGCGCCTGAAGGCCTGA
- a CDS encoding pyridoxal-phosphate dependent enzyme, protein MPLHIETPLIESSSLGRPGLSVWLKLEALQPPGSFKIRGIGHACERHAEAGKRRFVSSSGGNAGLAVAYAGRRLGLPVTVVVPETTSARARALIEAEGAELRVHGAAWHEANALALSLVDGETAFLHPFDDPLLWEGHASLIDEALRQGPGFDAVVLSVGGGGLLSGVVEGRRRNGLETCPVFAVETEGAASLARSVEAGRRVTLETISTVATSLAAREVCEQAFALTQSHDIRPVLVGDREALRACERFLDDHRILVEPACGAALAAVSDGAADLSAFRSVLVVVCGGAVATIDTIRAASAALDEAA, encoded by the coding sequence ATGCCGCTTCACATCGAGACGCCGCTGATCGAGTCGTCCAGCCTCGGGCGGCCGGGCCTTTCCGTCTGGCTGAAGCTGGAGGCGCTTCAGCCGCCGGGCTCCTTCAAGATTCGCGGCATCGGCCATGCCTGCGAGCGCCATGCGGAAGCCGGCAAGCGCCGCTTCGTCTCCTCTTCCGGCGGCAATGCGGGTCTTGCCGTCGCCTATGCCGGGCGAAGGCTCGGCTTGCCCGTCACCGTGGTCGTGCCGGAAACCACGAGCGCGCGGGCGCGCGCCCTGATCGAGGCGGAAGGGGCGGAGCTGCGGGTCCACGGCGCGGCCTGGCACGAGGCGAACGCCCTGGCCCTCTCGCTGGTGGACGGGGAGACCGCCTTTCTCCATCCGTTCGACGATCCGCTTCTGTGGGAAGGCCATGCCAGCCTGATCGACGAGGCCCTGCGTCAGGGGCCGGGCTTCGACGCGGTGGTGCTCTCGGTCGGCGGCGGCGGGCTGTTGTCCGGCGTGGTGGAGGGGCGGCGGCGCAACGGGCTCGAAACCTGCCCGGTCTTCGCGGTGGAAACCGAGGGCGCGGCCTCGCTCGCCCGCTCTGTGGAGGCCGGGCGGCGCGTCACGCTGGAGACGATTTCCACCGTCGCCACCTCTCTGGCGGCGAGAGAGGTTTGCGAGCAGGCCTTCGCGCTCACGCAAAGCCACGACATCCGCCCCGTTCTGGTCGGCGACCGCGAGGCGCTGCGAGCCTGCGAGCGCTTTCTGGACGACCATCGCATCCTGGTGGAGCCCGCCTGCGGCGCGGCGCTTGCCGCCGTCTCGGACGGCGCGGCCGATCTCTCCGCCTTTCGCTCCGTTCTCGTCGTGGTCTGCGGCGGAGCTGTCGCGACGATCGACACGATCCGCGCCGCCAGCGCCGCGCTGGACGAGGCGGCCTAA
- a CDS encoding S-(hydroxymethyl)glutathione dehydrogenase/class III alcohol dehydrogenase: protein MKSRAAVAWEAGKPLTIETVDIRGPQPGEVLVEIMATGVCHTDAYTLSGLDSEGKFPAILGHEGAGIVREVGAGVTSVKPGDHVIPLYTPECRNCKSCLSQRTNLCTAIRSTQGQGLMPDGTSRFRCDESTVFHYMGCSTFSNFTVLPEIAVAKVREDAPFDKICYIGCGVTTGIGAVLYTAKVWPGANVVVFGLGGIGLNVIQGARMVGADKIIGVDLNPGKVEMARKFGMTDFINPAEVGRDKVVQAILDLTGGGADFSFDATGNTEVMRQALECCHRGWGESIIIGVAEAGKEISTRPFQLVTGRVWKGTAFGGARGRTDVPKIVDWYMEGKINIDDLITHTMPLDEINTAFDLMHEGKSIRSVVVY, encoded by the coding sequence ATGAAATCACGTGCCGCCGTGGCTTGGGAAGCCGGCAAGCCGCTCACCATCGAGACCGTCGACATTCGCGGGCCGCAGCCGGGCGAGGTCCTGGTCGAGATCATGGCGACCGGCGTCTGCCACACCGACGCCTACACGCTGTCGGGTCTCGATTCGGAAGGCAAGTTCCCCGCCATTCTCGGCCACGAGGGCGCCGGCATCGTGCGCGAAGTGGGCGCGGGCGTCACCTCGGTGAAGCCGGGCGACCATGTGATTCCGCTCTACACGCCGGAATGCCGCAATTGTAAGAGCTGCCTGTCGCAGCGCACGAACCTGTGCACCGCGATCCGCTCCACGCAGGGCCAAGGCCTGATGCCGGACGGCACGAGCCGTTTCCGCTGCGACGAGTCGACCGTGTTCCACTACATGGGCTGCTCGACCTTCTCGAACTTCACCGTCCTGCCCGAGATCGCGGTCGCCAAGGTGCGCGAGGACGCGCCCTTCGACAAGATCTGCTACATCGGCTGCGGCGTCACCACCGGCATCGGCGCGGTGCTCTACACCGCCAAGGTCTGGCCAGGCGCCAATGTCGTCGTGTTCGGCTTGGGCGGCATCGGCCTCAACGTGATCCAGGGCGCCCGCATGGTCGGCGCCGACAAGATCATCGGCGTCGATCTCAACCCCGGCAAGGTCGAGATGGCCCGCAAGTTCGGCATGACCGACTTCATCAACCCGGCCGAGGTCGGCCGCGACAAGGTCGTGCAGGCGATCCTCGATCTCACCGGCGGCGGCGCCGACTTCTCCTTCGATGCGACCGGCAACACCGAGGTCATGCGCCAGGCTCTGGAATGCTGCCATCGCGGCTGGGGCGAATCGATCATCATCGGCGTGGCGGAGGCGGGCAAGGAAATCTCCACCCGTCCGTTCCAACTCGTCACCGGCCGCGTCTGGAAGGGCACGGCTTTCGGCGGCGCGCGGGGGCGCACCGACGTTCCCAAGATCGTCGACTGGTACATGGAGGGGAAGATCAACATCGACGATCTCATCACCCACACCATGCCGCTGGACGAGATCAACACCGCCTTCGACCTCATGCACGAGGGCAAGTCGATCCGCTCGGTGGTTGTCTACTGA
- a CDS encoding GNAT family N-acetyltransferase, protein MKPGEWRWRRFDALHVRELHDLLKLRCDVFVVEQACAFAEIDGRDPDALYLLRLEEGGALAGCLRLFAPDESKGGEAEGNAARIGRIATAPAHRGTGLGHLMMAEALRLCAERWPEVDILLSAQSHLQSFYGKHGFQPVSEPYLEDDIPHIDMRRRAGAAAALS, encoded by the coding sequence ATGAAGCCCGGCGAATGGCGCTGGCGGCGGTTCGACGCGCTTCACGTGCGCGAACTGCACGATCTGTTGAAGCTGCGCTGCGACGTGTTCGTGGTGGAGCAGGCCTGCGCCTTTGCCGAGATCGACGGGCGGGACCCGGACGCGCTGTATCTCCTCCGCCTGGAGGAGGGCGGCGCGCTCGCAGGGTGCCTGCGCCTTTTCGCGCCTGACGAGTCGAAGGGGGGCGAGGCGGAGGGGAATGCCGCCCGCATCGGGCGCATCGCCACCGCGCCGGCCCATCGCGGCACGGGCCTCGGTCATCTCATGATGGCCGAGGCCCTTCGCTTGTGCGCCGAGCGCTGGCCGGAAGTCGACATTCTCCTCTCGGCGCAAAGCCATCTTCAATCCTTTTATGGCAAGCACGGCTTCCAGCCCGTGTCGGAGCCCTATCTCGAAGACGACATTCCCCATATCGATATGCGACGCCGCGCGGGCGCCGCCGCAGCGCTTTCCTGA
- a CDS encoding BadF/BadG/BcrA/BcrD ATPase family protein → MSTLFLGIDAGGTSCRARLIDESGIVFGEGAAGPASARLGVEAVFDAMMGAAREAWRAAELGPFAFARVRAAAGIAGYRREGIAADFTVRPHPFESLQLTDDGTIACLGAHGGAEGGVVIAGTGSIAYGLRTGHALRFGGYGFPASDEGSGARLGLAAMEAAFQAIDGRAVPTPLTEALIERFGGRAAAMTHWCDGATPTDYAALAPLVTLHAERGDRIAQLLMEGAGDALAALAAALEAAGCPRIALIGGLAGAVQPYLPQALAKRLSEPLGDALDGALALAGLPLTLAATDAR, encoded by the coding sequence ATGAGCACCTTGTTTCTGGGCATCGACGCGGGCGGCACCAGTTGCCGCGCGCGGCTGATCGATGAAAGCGGCATCGTGTTCGGCGAGGGTGCGGCCGGGCCGGCCTCGGCGCGCCTGGGCGTGGAAGCGGTGTTCGACGCGATGATGGGGGCGGCGCGCGAGGCGTGGCGCGCGGCCGAGCTTGGCCCCTTCGCCTTCGCCCGGGTGCGCGCGGCCGCCGGAATAGCCGGCTATCGCCGCGAGGGCATCGCGGCTGACTTCACGGTTCGCCCCCATCCGTTCGAAAGCCTGCAACTGACCGACGACGGCACGATCGCGTGTCTCGGCGCCCATGGCGGCGCGGAAGGCGGCGTGGTGATCGCCGGCACGGGCTCCATCGCCTACGGGCTGCGCACGGGGCACGCGCTGCGCTTCGGCGGCTACGGCTTTCCCGCCTCGGACGAGGGTTCGGGTGCGCGGCTGGGCCTTGCCGCCATGGAGGCGGCGTTCCAGGCGATCGACGGGCGCGCCGTGCCGACGCCGCTGACCGAGGCGCTGATCGAGCGCTTCGGCGGCCGGGCGGCGGCGATGACGCATTGGTGCGACGGGGCGACGCCGACCGACTACGCCGCGCTGGCGCCGCTCGTCACGCTCCATGCCGAGCGGGGCGACCGGATCGCCCAGCTTCTGATGGAAGGGGCGGGCGACGCGCTGGCCGCGCTCGCCGCCGCGCTGGAAGCGGCGGGCTGCCCGCGCATCGCGCTGATCGGCGGCCTTGCCGGCGCGGTGCAGCCCTACCTGCCGCAGGCGCTGGCCAAGCGCCTGTCCGAGCCGCTGGGCGACGCGTTGGACGGCGCGCTGGCGCTGGCCGGACTGCCGCTGACGCTCGCCGCGACGGATGCGCGATAG
- a CDS encoding cytochrome c oxidase assembly protein: protein MSPSRWDIPPEPVRPAPLGGKALMRRHAPLALALLVLVAAWFGPLPARAETSFAAHMILHMGVVALAAPLLAFGLARSNLLPTGASAGRFVLPAALLEFLLIWGWHAPALHDAARQSLALFALEQASFLLAGLFLWTAALGSLGSQRTGARAAGAAGLLLTSMHMTLLGALLLLAPRPLYRCGTLCSPLATLTPLEDQQLGGTLMLAVGGAAYLAGGIALLAGVLNTRPAEARP, encoded by the coding sequence ATGAGCCCGTCGCGCTGGGACATCCCGCCCGAGCCCGTCCGCCCGGCTCCCCTGGGCGGCAAAGCTTTGATGCGTCGGCACGCGCCGCTGGCCTTGGCGCTCCTCGTGCTCGTCGCGGCCTGGTTCGGGCCGCTGCCGGCGCGGGCCGAGACGTCCTTCGCCGCGCATATGATCCTGCATATGGGCGTCGTCGCCTTGGCCGCGCCGCTCCTCGCCTTCGGCCTCGCGCGCTCCAACCTTCTGCCGACCGGCGCCAGCGCCGGGCGTTTCGTTCTGCCGGCGGCACTTCTGGAATTCCTTCTGATCTGGGGCTGGCACGCGCCGGCCCTGCATGACGCGGCGCGCCAGAGTCTGGCGCTCTTCGCCCTCGAACAGGCTTCCTTCCTGCTCGCCGGTCTCTTCCTCTGGACGGCGGCACTCGGCAGCCTCGGCAGCCAGCGCACCGGCGCGCGCGCCGCAGGGGCAGCCGGCCTGCTGCTCACCTCCATGCACATGACGCTGCTCGGCGCGCTGCTCCTGCTCGCGCCCCGCCCGCTCTATCGCTGCGGCACGCTCTGTTCGCCGCTGGCGACGCTGACTCCGCTGGAAGACCAGCAGCTCGGCGGCACGCTCATGCTCGCGGTCGGCGGCGCGGCCTATCTCGCGGGCGGCATCGCGCTGCTCGCCGGCGTTCTCAACACCAGACCGGCCGAGGCGCGTCCATGA
- a CDS encoding c-type cytochrome: protein MKRTVEITWRRLALLPVIGVAGALLVGGSGLVSIAASSGHLAPVEWFLHWTFNRAVVTQSLPIAVPAGVDLADPLLVQRAAGHFASGCAPCHGAPGEKQSPLTQAMVPPPPRLEENVGHWRDRELFWLGLHGIKYSGMPAWTAPSRPDEVWSMVAFLRALPGMKAETYADLALGGGQAGKAGAAPTDAAPGLIPGLAALGEKAAPALADCARCHGYDGRGRGAPGAFPNIAGQPEAYLAATLLAYASGTRESGIMTPAAGIHEEATLRELAAWYAAQDPGPATSGPIPPPAGVAIGYEGAARLPRGSIGPGAPDIEPAPSGAAAALDPAAANGPPYSTAGLSELGRRIAQEGLPERKLAACETCHGAAGRARNPNHPRLAGQPEWFIATQLQLWKDDHRGGTPSNHVMIPIATNMTQEQIDALALWYSRADPAR from the coding sequence ATGAAGCGAACCGTCGAGATTACCTGGCGCCGCCTCGCCCTTCTGCCGGTGATCGGGGTTGCCGGCGCGCTCCTCGTCGGCGGCTCGGGCCTTGTGTCGATCGCCGCCTCCTCGGGCCATTTAGCCCCCGTCGAATGGTTTCTCCATTGGACCTTCAACCGTGCGGTGGTGACGCAGTCGTTGCCGATCGCAGTGCCGGCCGGCGTCGATCTCGCAGACCCCCTTCTGGTGCAGCGCGCGGCGGGGCATTTCGCCAGCGGCTGCGCCCCCTGCCACGGCGCGCCGGGCGAGAAACAGTCGCCGCTGACGCAGGCCATGGTGCCGCCGCCGCCGCGCCTGGAGGAGAATGTCGGCCATTGGCGGGACCGCGAATTGTTCTGGCTGGGCCTTCACGGCATCAAATATTCCGGCATGCCGGCCTGGACCGCCCCATCGCGGCCCGACGAAGTCTGGTCCATGGTCGCCTTCCTGCGCGCCCTGCCGGGCATGAAGGCTGAGACCTATGCCGATCTGGCGCTTGGCGGAGGCCAAGCCGGCAAGGCCGGCGCCGCGCCGACGGACGCCGCGCCGGGCCTGATCCCGGGCCTCGCCGCGCTGGGCGAGAAGGCCGCGCCGGCGCTCGCCGACTGCGCACGCTGCCATGGCTATGACGGGCGCGGACGCGGCGCGCCGGGCGCCTTTCCCAACATCGCGGGCCAGCCGGAAGCCTATCTCGCGGCGACGCTTCTGGCCTATGCCTCGGGCACGCGCGAAAGCGGCATCATGACGCCCGCCGCCGGTATTCACGAGGAAGCGACGCTGCGCGAGCTCGCCGCCTGGTATGCCGCGCAGGACCCTGGCCCCGCTACGAGCGGCCCGATCCCGCCGCCTGCCGGCGTCGCGATCGGATACGAGGGCGCCGCGCGCCTGCCGCGCGGCAGCATCGGCCCCGGGGCACCCGACATCGAGCCCGCCCCCTCGGGCGCGGCGGCCGCGCTCGACCCCGCCGCCGCGAACGGTCCGCCCTATAGCACGGCGGGCTTGTCCGAACTCGGCCGGCGCATCGCGCAGGAAGGCCTGCCCGAGCGCAAGCTCGCCGCCTGCGAGACCTGCCATGGCGCTGCCGGGCGAGCGCGCAACCCGAACCATCCCCGCCTCGCCGGCCAGCCGGAATGGTTCATCGCCACCCAGCTCCAGCTCTGGAAGGACGATCATCGCGGCGGCACGCCTTCGAACCATGTCATGATCCCGATCGCCACCAACATGACGCAGGAGCAGATCGACGCCCTGGCGCTCTGGTATTCCCGGGCCGATCCCGCCCGGTAA